Proteins from a genomic interval of Streptomyces sp. NBC_00820:
- a CDS encoding cold-shock protein produces the protein MATGTVKWFNAEKGFGFIAQEGGGPDVFVHYSAINASGFRSLEENQAVSFDVTQGPKGPQAENVTPV, from the coding sequence ATGGCTACCGGAACCGTGAAGTGGTTCAACGCCGAAAAGGGCTTTGGCTTCATCGCCCAGGAGGGCGGCGGCCCCGACGTCTTCGTTCACTACTCCGCGATCAACGCCAGCGGCTTCCGCTCCCTCGAGGAGAACCAGGCCGTGAGCTTCGACGTGACGCAGGGCCCGAAGGGTCCGCAGGCGGAGAACGTCACCCCCGTCTGA
- a CDS encoding menaquinone biosynthetic enzyme MqnA/MqnD family protein has translation MDNSRTRPRVGHIQFLNCLPLYWGLARTGTLLDFELTKDTPEKLSEKLVRGDLDIGPITLVEFLRNADDLVAFPDIAVGCDGPVMSCVIVSQVPLDQLDGARVALGSTSRTSVRLAQLLLAERYGVRPDYYSCPPDLSLMMQEADAAVLIGDAALRANLIDGPRYGLEVHDLGALWKEWTGLPFVFAVWAARRDYLEREPEITRQVHEAFLASRNLSLEEVTKVAEQAARWEAFDETILEQYFTTLDFSFGAPQLAAVTEFAKRVGPTTGFPADVKVDLLRP, from the coding sequence GTGGACAATTCTCGCACCCGGCCGCGCGTCGGCCACATCCAGTTCCTGAACTGCCTGCCCCTGTACTGGGGGCTCGCGAGAACCGGCACGCTCCTCGACTTCGAGCTGACCAAGGACACTCCGGAGAAGCTCAGCGAGAAGCTCGTGCGCGGCGACCTCGACATCGGGCCCATCACCCTCGTCGAGTTCCTGCGCAACGCCGACGACCTCGTCGCCTTCCCGGACATCGCCGTCGGCTGCGACGGCCCCGTGATGTCCTGCGTGATCGTCTCCCAGGTCCCCCTCGACCAGCTGGACGGCGCCCGCGTCGCCCTCGGTTCGACCTCGCGCACCTCGGTCCGCCTCGCCCAACTTCTGCTGGCCGAGCGCTACGGCGTACGGCCCGACTACTACAGCTGCCCGCCCGACCTGAGCCTGATGATGCAGGAGGCGGACGCCGCCGTACTCATCGGAGACGCGGCCCTGCGCGCCAACCTCATCGACGGACCCCGCTACGGCCTCGAGGTGCACGATCTCGGCGCGCTGTGGAAGGAGTGGACCGGGCTGCCGTTCGTCTTCGCGGTCTGGGCGGCGCGGCGCGACTACCTGGAGCGCGAGCCGGAGATCACCCGCCAGGTCCACGAGGCCTTCCTCGCCTCCCGCAACCTCTCCCTGGAGGAGGTCACCAAGGTCGCCGAACAGGCCGCCCGCTGGGAGGCCTTCGACGAGACGATCCTGGAGCAGTACTTCACCACCCTCGACTTCAGCTTCGGCGCCCCCCAACTGGCGGCGGTCACGGAGTTCGCGAAGCGCGTGGGGCCGACGACCGGCTTCCCGGCCGACGTGAAGGTGGATCTGCTCCGGCCGTAA
- a CDS encoding serine/threonine-protein kinase yields the protein MQPLGADEPATVGPYRLLGRLGSGGMGRVYLGRSAGGRTVAVKIVHPHFAPDEQFRARFRREVEAARRVGGAWTAPVLDADPEAAVPWVATGYAAGPSLAAAVADGGPLPAHTVRALGAGLAEALTTVHELGLVHRDVKPSNILLTLDGPLLIDFGIARATDGTASLTSTGVSVGSPGYMSPEQILGQAATGAADVFSLGAVLAYAAMGQPPFPGDSSAALLYKVVHEEPELGSLGGELREVAAACLAKDPAERPAPADLARRLAPEGAARLITAGWLPGPLVEQVSRGAVQLLNLEVQGEAPSGPVGFSSPSVSAPWAPAPAPGPAPAPAPAPSPSPDTGRFGPAPRMTATGAAGQAPAGDTAGATTAGIAAGAATDAAGVPPGASTVVPGQRAAVPAPGKVTVSVAAASGPGESGRGRRVSCTVALAVAGVLAGVAVGGGTLLRLWTGGGGADTAGGAPTTPHSAGSAAPSASTDPSYPSDSSASGSGSSSPSASVPSPPGGAADAVPSRYLGTWEGRATGLGGTLPMGTFRLTVHQAAVGEELGRLRQTDQIGAVCTDVLTLKKVTKTRIVATSTGAEGNHAGCDPAPHPVELTPAGDDLTYTADSAAEGNPVARLSRER from the coding sequence ATGCAGCCGCTCGGAGCCGATGAACCGGCCACCGTCGGGCCCTACCGGCTGCTCGGCCGGCTCGGCTCCGGCGGCATGGGCCGGGTCTACCTGGGCCGCAGCGCCGGCGGCCGTACGGTCGCCGTGAAGATCGTGCACCCGCACTTCGCGCCGGACGAGCAGTTCCGTGCCCGATTCCGGCGCGAGGTGGAGGCCGCGCGCCGGGTCGGCGGTGCCTGGACCGCGCCGGTCCTGGACGCGGACCCGGAGGCCGCCGTGCCCTGGGTCGCCACCGGCTACGCGGCCGGTCCCTCCCTCGCCGCGGCCGTCGCGGACGGCGGCCCGCTGCCCGCGCACACGGTACGGGCCCTGGGCGCGGGCCTCGCCGAGGCGCTGACGACGGTCCACGAACTGGGCCTCGTCCACCGGGACGTGAAGCCCTCCAACATCCTGCTGACCCTCGACGGCCCGCTGCTGATCGACTTCGGCATCGCGCGCGCCACGGACGGCACCGCGTCCCTGACCTCGACCGGCGTCTCCGTCGGCTCGCCCGGCTACATGTCCCCCGAGCAGATCCTCGGCCAGGCGGCCACCGGCGCGGCCGACGTCTTCTCCCTCGGCGCCGTCCTGGCGTACGCGGCGATGGGGCAACCGCCCTTCCCCGGTGACTCCTCGGCCGCGCTGCTCTACAAGGTGGTGCACGAGGAGCCGGAACTCGGTTCCCTCGGCGGCGAGTTGCGCGAGGTGGCTGCCGCCTGCCTGGCCAAGGACCCCGCCGAACGGCCGGCCCCCGCCGACCTCGCCCGACGGCTCGCCCCCGAGGGCGCCGCCCGCCTGATCACGGCCGGCTGGCTCCCGGGCCCGCTGGTCGAACAGGTCAGCCGCGGCGCCGTACAGCTCCTCAACCTGGAGGTTCAGGGGGAGGCGCCGTCGGGGCCGGTGGGATTCAGCAGCCCTTCGGTGTCCGCGCCTTGGGCACCGGCTCCTGCGCCTGGCCCTGCCCCGGCCCCTGCTCCGGCGCCTTCGCCGTCGCCGGACACCGGGCGGTTCGGGCCCGCTCCGCGGATGACCGCCACGGGGGCGGCGGGGCAGGCCCCGGCGGGGGACACCGCGGGGGCGACCACCGCGGGGATCGCGGCTGGGGCCGCGACGGATGCGGCCGGTGTCCCGCCCGGGGCGTCCACCGTCGTGCCCGGGCAGCGGGCCGCGGTGCCGGCTCCCGGCAAGGTCACCGTCAGCGTCGCGGCGGCCTCCGGGCCGGGGGAGAGCGGGCGCGGACGGCGGGTGAGCTGCACCGTGGCGCTGGCCGTCGCGGGAGTGCTGGCCGGTGTGGCGGTGGGGGGCGGGACTCTGTTGCGGCTCTGGACCGGTGGCGGCGGCGCCGACACGGCGGGCGGCGCGCCGACCACGCCCCACTCGGCCGGATCGGCCGCACCCTCCGCCTCGACCGACCCCTCCTACCCCTCCGACTCCTCCGCGTCCGGCTCCGGTTCCTCCTCCCCGAGCGCCTCGGTGCCCAGCCCTCCCGGCGGCGCGGCCGACGCCGTCCCGTCCCGTTACCTCGGCACCTGGGAAGGCCGGGCCACCGGACTCGGCGGCACCCTGCCCATGGGCACCTTCCGGCTCACCGTTCATCAGGCGGCCGTGGGGGAGGAGTTGGGGCGGCTGCGGCAGACCGACCAGATCGGCGCGGTCTGCACCGACGTACTCACGCTGAAGAAGGTCACGAAGACACGGATCGTCGCCACGTCCACCGGGGCCGAGGGCAACCACGCGGGCTGCGACCCCGCTCCGCACCCGGTGGAACTGACCCCGGCCGGCGACGATCTGACGTACACGGCGGACAGCGCGGCCGAGGGGAACCCGGTGGCGCGCCTGTCCAGGGAGCGGTAG
- a CDS encoding prepilin peptidase, with translation MADLVDLSLVTGAALWGAAAGALLPRAAHRFAVPDEEPWRSHCPGGHRLRGWLGRVPCRSCASGEPGASGVADAGEAGEAGTSYAGEAVASYAPSALLLAAATALTCAVLALATGVRPELAVWLVLAPAGVLLGVVDVRVRRLPDPLTLPLASAALGLLALAAVLPEHAGHWLTALYGALALGGGYLTLFLINPAGMGFGDVKLALGMGAVLGWYGWPTVLLGTFAGFLSGALYGGALVVTRRADRKSAIPFGPFLLAGAFAGLLVGAFTA, from the coding sequence ATGGCCGACCTCGTGGACCTGTCACTGGTCACCGGCGCCGCGTTGTGGGGCGCGGCCGCGGGCGCGCTGCTGCCCCGCGCCGCCCACCGCTTCGCCGTCCCGGACGAGGAGCCGTGGCGTTCGCACTGCCCCGGGGGCCACCGGCTGCGGGGGTGGCTCGGCCGGGTGCCGTGCCGCTCCTGCGCGTCGGGCGAGCCAGGCGCGTCAGGCGTGGCGGACGCCGGGGAGGCTGGGGAGGCCGGGACGTCGTACGCCGGGGAGGCCGTAGCGTCGTACGCCCCCTCCGCCCTCCTGCTCGCCGCCGCGACCGCGCTCACCTGTGCCGTCCTCGCCCTCGCCACCGGTGTCCGGCCCGAGTTGGCCGTCTGGCTGGTGCTCGCGCCGGCCGGGGTGCTGCTGGGGGTCGTGGACGTGCGGGTGCGGCGGCTGCCGGACCCGTTGACCCTGCCGCTCGCGTCCGCCGCGCTCGGGCTGCTCGCTCTGGCCGCCGTGCTCCCGGAACACGCCGGACACTGGCTCACCGCGCTGTACGGCGCCCTGGCGCTCGGCGGCGGCTACCTGACGCTGTTCCTCATCAACCCGGCCGGCATGGGATTCGGCGATGTGAAGCTGGCGCTCGGCATGGGCGCCGTCCTCGGCTGGTACGGCTGGCCGACGGTGCTGCTCGGGACGTTCGCCGGGTTCCTGTCCGGGGCGCTCTACGGCGGCGCGCTGGTCGTCACCCGGCGGGCCGACCGCAAGTCGGCGATCCCGTTCGGGCCGTTCCTCCTCGCGGGTGCCTTCGCGGGGCTGCTGGTCGGGGCGTTCACGGCCTGA
- the mqnC gene encoding cyclic dehypoxanthinyl futalosine synthase, translating into MTEKADLASVDVTAALDRAAAGGRITPEEALVLYRDAPLHALGAAADAVRRRKYAGIEHIATYIIERNINYTNVCVTACKFCAFYAAPKDTKKGWTRDLDDILRRCAETVELGGTQIMFQGGHHPDYGVEYYETHFKAIKDAFPQLVIHSLGASEVEHMARISGVSVEEAITRIHEAGLDSFAGAGAELLPERPRKAIAPLKESGERWLEIMETAHKLGVESTSTMLMGTGETNAERIEHLRMIRDVQDRTGGFRAFIPYTYQPENNHLKGRTHATLFEYLRMIAIARLFLDNVQHIQGSWLTTGKEVGQLSLHYGADDLGSIMLEENVVSSAGAKHRSNRLEIIDLIRKAGRTPAQRATTYEHLVVHDDPANDPVDDRVVSHISSTAIEGGTAHPELKLLTSN; encoded by the coding sequence GTGACCGAGAAGGCCGACCTCGCTTCCGTTGATGTCACAGCCGCGCTCGACCGGGCCGCCGCGGGCGGACGCATCACGCCCGAAGAGGCGCTCGTCCTCTACCGCGACGCTCCGCTGCACGCGCTGGGCGCCGCCGCCGACGCCGTACGCCGCCGCAAGTACGCGGGCATCGAGCACATCGCGACGTACATCATCGAGCGCAACATCAACTACACGAACGTGTGTGTCACGGCGTGCAAGTTCTGTGCGTTCTACGCGGCCCCCAAGGACACGAAGAAGGGCTGGACCCGGGACCTCGACGACATCCTGCGCCGCTGCGCGGAGACCGTCGAGCTGGGCGGCACCCAGATCATGTTCCAGGGCGGCCACCACCCGGACTACGGCGTCGAGTACTACGAGACGCACTTCAAGGCCATCAAGGACGCCTTCCCGCAGCTGGTGATCCACTCGCTGGGCGCGTCCGAGGTCGAGCACATGGCCCGGATCTCCGGTGTGTCGGTCGAGGAGGCCATCACCCGGATCCACGAGGCCGGTCTCGACTCCTTCGCCGGAGCCGGCGCCGAGCTGCTGCCCGAGCGGCCGCGCAAGGCCATCGCCCCGCTCAAGGAGAGCGGCGAGCGCTGGCTGGAGATCATGGAGACCGCGCACAAGCTGGGCGTGGAGTCCACCTCGACCATGCTGATGGGCACCGGCGAGACCAACGCCGAGCGCATCGAGCACCTGCGCATGATCCGTGACGTGCAGGACCGTACGGGCGGCTTCCGCGCCTTCATCCCGTACACCTACCAGCCCGAGAACAACCACCTGAAGGGCCGCACCCACGCGACCCTGTTCGAGTACCTGCGGATGATCGCCATCGCCCGCCTGTTCCTCGACAACGTCCAGCACATCCAGGGCTCCTGGCTGACCACGGGCAAGGAGGTCGGCCAGCTGTCGCTGCACTACGGCGCGGACGACCTCGGCTCGATCATGCTGGAGGAGAACGTGGTCTCCTCGGCCGGTGCCAAGCACCGCTCCAACCGCCTGGAGATCATCGACCTGATCCGCAAGGCGGGCCGTACCCCGGCGCAGCGCGCCACGACGTACGAGCACCTGGTCGTGCACGACGACCCGGCGAACGACCCGGTCGACGACCGCGTGGTCTCCCACATCTCCTCCACGGCCATCGAGGGTGGCACCGCCCACCCCGAGCTGAAGCTCCTGACGTCCAACTGA
- a CDS encoding imidazolonepropionase-like domain-containing protein: MLTIHTADLLVTGDPRRSPVPGGAILVSGREIASAGPYEELAAAYPSARVRRWPGLIGPGLLNAYGPELLERAYHPDPREAGELGGEPITGEAALASLGMTDTRWGASARRGVQRMLAHGTVAVAGDLWRAAVVDAVRRAGLSMEERFAEPSGPPDLDPLAGCSSLAEAILMPLVPHEGTAATFAVFDVPDEAALLARGGGTCVATVVDGRLVHRRR, from the coding sequence GTGCTGACGATTCACACCGCCGACCTGCTCGTCACCGGTGACCCGCGCAGGTCGCCGGTGCCCGGGGGCGCGATCCTCGTCAGCGGGCGCGAGATCGCGTCCGCCGGCCCGTACGAGGAGCTGGCGGCCGCTTACCCGTCCGCACGGGTCCGCCGCTGGCCGGGGCTCATCGGGCCCGGCCTGCTCAACGCGTACGGCCCCGAACTGCTGGAGCGGGCCTACCATCCCGACCCGCGCGAGGCCGGGGAACTGGGCGGCGAGCCGATCACCGGCGAGGCCGCCCTCGCCTCTCTCGGCATGACCGACACACGGTGGGGCGCGAGCGCCCGGCGCGGGGTGCAGCGGATGCTGGCGCACGGGACCGTCGCGGTCGCCGGCGACCTGTGGCGGGCCGCCGTGGTGGACGCCGTGCGCCGGGCCGGGCTGTCGATGGAGGAACGGTTCGCAGAGCCTTCGGGTCCGCCGGACCTCGACCCGCTGGCCGGGTGCTCCTCCCTCGCCGAGGCGATCCTCATGCCGCTGGTGCCGCACGAGGGCACGGCCGCGACCTTCGCCGTGTTCGACGTGCCGGACGAGGCCGCCCTCCTGGCGCGCGGGGGCGGCACGTGCGTCGCGACCGTCGTCGACGGCCGGCTGGTGCACCGCCGGCGCTAG
- a CDS encoding peptidase inhibitor family I36 protein, giving the protein MSKFLSVAAAAAATAAVLLPGDAVASPSAPSSASSSAVAGCAIDHFCLYENADGSGLHGSYTQGTDDVKRQNIPAVRSARNRTNEYWCVWSGDEYMGTKVIVQPNDGLKNLGGAFRSALPSSALRC; this is encoded by the coding sequence ATGAGCAAGTTCCTGTCCGTCGCGGCTGCCGCCGCGGCCACCGCCGCCGTCCTCCTGCCCGGCGACGCGGTGGCCTCGCCCTCGGCCCCGTCGTCGGCCTCGTCGTCGGCCGTGGCGGGCTGCGCGATCGACCACTTCTGTCTCTACGAGAACGCCGACGGCAGCGGCCTCCACGGCAGTTACACGCAGGGGACGGACGATGTGAAGCGGCAGAACATCCCCGCCGTGCGTTCGGCCCGGAACCGCACGAACGAGTACTGGTGCGTGTGGAGCGGGGACGAGTACATGGGCACCAAGGTGATCGTCCAGCCCAACGACGGGCTCAAGAACCTCGGCGGCGCCTTCCGCTCCGCCCTGCCGTCGAGCGCGCTCCGCTGCTGA
- a CDS encoding demethylmenaquinone methyltransferase — protein MTRASLNKQPHEVASMFDDVAERYDLTNDVLSLGQDRRWRREVAKAVDARPAQKVLDLAAGTATSSLPFAQTGAYVVPCDFSLGMLQVGKKKHPWLPITAGDATKLPFKDDTFDAVTISFGLRNVQDTDAALRELYRVTRPGGRVVICEFSHPTWAPFRTVYTEYLMRALPPVARAVSSNPDAYVYLAESIRAWPDQPALADRLRKAGWSKVAWRNLSGGIVALHRGFKDS, from the coding sequence GTGACCCGCGCCTCCCTGAACAAGCAGCCGCACGAAGTCGCCTCGATGTTCGACGACGTGGCGGAACGGTACGACCTGACGAACGACGTGCTGTCGCTCGGCCAGGACCGGCGCTGGCGCAGAGAGGTGGCGAAGGCGGTCGACGCGCGCCCCGCGCAGAAGGTCCTGGACCTCGCGGCCGGCACGGCGACCTCCTCGCTGCCGTTCGCGCAGACGGGCGCGTACGTCGTCCCGTGCGACTTCTCCCTCGGGATGCTCCAGGTCGGCAAGAAGAAGCACCCCTGGCTGCCGATCACGGCCGGCGACGCGACGAAGCTGCCGTTCAAGGACGACACCTTCGACGCTGTCACGATCTCCTTCGGCCTGCGCAACGTGCAGGACACCGACGCCGCCCTGCGCGAGCTGTACCGGGTGACCCGGCCCGGCGGACGCGTGGTGATCTGCGAGTTCTCGCACCCGACCTGGGCGCCCTTCCGGACCGTCTACACCGAGTACCTGATGCGCGCCCTGCCGCCGGTCGCGCGCGCGGTGTCCTCCAACCCGGACGCCTACGTCTACCTCGCCGAGTCCATCCGCGCCTGGCCCGACCAGCCCGCGCTCGCCGATCGGCTGCGCAAGGCGGGCTGGTCGAAGGTGGCGTGGCGCAACCTCTCCGGTGGGATCGTCGCGCTGCACCGGGGCTTCAAGGACAGCTGA
- a CDS encoding PASTA domain-containing protein, translated as MRIPPKTPEARVPRFVGLMAVDARETARARGLFLNAPDRPDFPHTVVDYVVRQFPQAGAEVPPDSMVYVWFDFGEGEGGGGVREPRVPRPPTGGLQRELGAPGDAFEMTGR; from the coding sequence GTGCGCATACCACCCAAAACACCCGAAGCTCGCGTTCCCCGTTTCGTCGGCCTGATGGCCGTGGACGCGCGCGAAACGGCCCGGGCGCGAGGCCTGTTCCTCAACGCGCCGGACCGCCCGGACTTCCCGCACACGGTCGTCGACTACGTCGTACGCCAGTTCCCGCAGGCCGGTGCCGAGGTGCCGCCGGACTCCATGGTGTACGTGTGGTTCGACTTCGGTGAGGGCGAGGGCGGCGGGGGCGTGCGCGAGCCGCGCGTCCCGAGGCCGCCGACAGGCGGACTCCAGCGCGAACTGGGCGCGCCCGGGGACGCCTTCGAGATGACCGGCCGCTGA
- a CDS encoding GNAT family N-acetyltransferase — MNRTHPAVRLRVPTDEDAFTWHRVFADPEVMKFHGGRAAELSVYEELTARQRRHDAERGFCLWSVLDDDGDVVGFTGAQPWPHAWGPAGEIEIGWRLGRAHWGRGYASAAAGETLERLREAGVSHVVAMVDARNERSIAVTRRLGMRLAETFVTPASARQGHCYRLDL, encoded by the coding sequence GTGAACCGAACTCACCCCGCAGTACGGCTTCGTGTGCCCACCGACGAGGACGCGTTCACCTGGCACCGGGTCTTCGCCGATCCCGAGGTGATGAAGTTCCACGGAGGCAGGGCCGCCGAGCTCTCCGTCTACGAGGAACTCACCGCGCGCCAGCGCCGGCACGACGCCGAGCGAGGTTTCTGCCTGTGGTCGGTCCTGGACGACGACGGTGACGTCGTCGGCTTCACCGGCGCCCAGCCGTGGCCGCACGCGTGGGGTCCGGCGGGCGAGATCGAGATCGGCTGGCGGCTCGGCCGGGCGCACTGGGGCCGCGGGTACGCGTCGGCCGCCGCCGGGGAGACCCTCGAACGGCTGCGGGAGGCGGGCGTGTCGCACGTGGTGGCGATGGTGGACGCGCGCAACGAGCGCTCCATCGCGGTCACCCGGCGCCTGGGCATGCGGCTGGCGGAGACGTTCGTGACGCCCGCCTCGGCGCGGCAGGGGCACTGCTACCGACTCGATCTGTGA
- a CDS encoding geranylgeranyl reductase family protein — MSSARRHADFEPWGEPAVTEPLSDNTADVIVVGAGPAGSATAYHLAKAGLDVLLLEKTEFPREKVCGDGLTPRAVKQLVAMGIDISEEAGWLRNKGLRIIAGGTRLQLDWPELASFPDYGLVRRRDDFDEQLARNAQKAGARLHELCNVTGPVVDDRTGRITGVTAKLGEEKREVTFHAPLVVAADGNSTRLSLAMGLHRREDRPMGVAVRTYFTSPRHEDDYLESWLELWDRRGAQDRLLPGYGWIFGMGDGTSNVGLGILNSSSAFRELDWREVLKAWCASMPEDWGYTPENMTGPIRGAALPMAFNRQPHYTKGLMLVGDAGGLVNPFNGEGIAYAMESGQIAADVIVQAHARATPAQREIALQRYPRVLKDTYGGYYTLGRAFVKLIGNPKIMQIGAQRGLSHPVLMKFILKLLANLTDPTGGDAMDRIINGLTKVAPKA, encoded by the coding sequence ATGTCCAGTGCCCGTCGGCACGCAGATTTTGAACCTTGGGGAGAACCCGCCGTGACCGAGCCCCTCTCCGACAACACCGCCGATGTGATCGTCGTGGGCGCGGGGCCGGCCGGCTCCGCCACCGCGTACCACCTCGCCAAGGCCGGACTCGACGTCCTCCTGCTGGAGAAGACCGAGTTCCCTCGGGAGAAGGTCTGCGGCGACGGCCTCACCCCGCGCGCGGTCAAGCAGCTCGTGGCCATGGGCATCGACATCTCCGAAGAGGCCGGCTGGCTGCGCAACAAGGGCCTGCGCATCATCGCCGGCGGCACCCGCCTCCAGCTCGACTGGCCCGAACTCGCCTCCTTCCCGGACTACGGCCTCGTCCGGAGGCGCGACGACTTCGACGAGCAGCTCGCCCGCAACGCCCAGAAGGCGGGAGCGCGGCTGCACGAGCTGTGCAACGTCACCGGCCCCGTCGTCGACGACCGCACCGGCCGCATCACCGGCGTGACGGCCAAGCTCGGCGAGGAAAAGCGCGAGGTCACCTTCCACGCGCCGCTCGTCGTCGCCGCCGACGGCAACTCCACCCGCCTGTCCCTCGCGATGGGCCTGCACCGCCGCGAGGACCGCCCGATGGGCGTCGCGGTGCGCACGTACTTCACCTCGCCCCGCCACGAGGACGACTACCTGGAGTCCTGGCTGGAGCTGTGGGACCGCCGCGGCGCCCAGGACCGGCTGCTGCCCGGCTACGGCTGGATCTTCGGCATGGGCGACGGCACCTCCAACGTGGGCCTGGGCATCCTCAACTCCTCGTCCGCGTTCCGGGAGCTGGACTGGCGCGAGGTCCTCAAGGCCTGGTGCGCCTCCATGCCGGAGGACTGGGGCTACACCCCGGAGAACATGACCGGACCGATCCGCGGCGCCGCCCTGCCCATGGCCTTCAACCGCCAGCCGCACTACACCAAGGGCCTGATGCTGGTCGGCGACGCCGGCGGCCTGGTGAACCCCTTCAACGGCGAGGGCATCGCCTACGCGATGGAGTCCGGCCAGATCGCCGCCGACGTCATCGTCCAGGCCCACGCGCGGGCCACGCCCGCCCAGCGCGAGATCGCCCTCCAGCGCTACCCGCGCGTCCTGAAGGACACCTACGGCGGCTACTACACCCTCGGCCGCGCCTTCGTGAAGCTCATCGGCAACCCGAAGATCATGCAGATCGGCGCCCAGCGCGGTCTCAGCCACCCGGTGCTGATGAAGTTCATCCTCAAGCTCCTCGCGAACCTCACCGACCCGACGGGCGGCGACGCGATGGACCGCATCATCAACGGCCTGACCAAGGTGGCGCCCAAGGCGTGA
- the def gene encoding peptide deformylase yields the protein MPRVFVQGSPVGHYPRHAPEAGRGTVRRITETGEEVLHKSCRDVTEFGPDLAALIDDMFLTMYVAEGAGLAANQVGIGLRLFVYDCPDDDGVRHVGHIVNPVLDAPVRGRRLLDEDEGCLSVPGAVMAVPRPERAVVRGQDRNGDPLVIEGTGYFARCLAHETDHTHGHVYLDRLSRRDRKDALRQMTDRRDEVFARRAARAVELGRP from the coding sequence ATGCCACGCGTGTTCGTCCAGGGAAGCCCCGTCGGCCACTATCCCCGCCACGCCCCCGAAGCCGGACGGGGCACGGTGCGCCGGATCACCGAGACCGGCGAGGAGGTCCTGCACAAGTCCTGCCGGGACGTCACGGAGTTCGGGCCCGACCTCGCCGCGCTCATCGACGACATGTTCCTCACCATGTACGTCGCCGAGGGAGCGGGACTGGCGGCGAATCAGGTCGGGATCGGCCTGAGGCTGTTCGTGTACGACTGCCCCGACGACGACGGGGTCCGGCATGTCGGGCACATCGTCAACCCGGTGCTCGATGCGCCGGTGCGCGGGCGCCGTCTGCTCGACGAGGACGAGGGGTGCCTGTCGGTGCCCGGTGCCGTGATGGCCGTCCCCCGCCCCGAGCGTGCCGTCGTACGCGGGCAGGACAGGAACGGCGACCCTCTCGTCATCGAGGGCACCGGGTACTTCGCCCGCTGCCTGGCCCACGAGACCGACCACACCCACGGGCACGTCTACCTGGACCGGCTCTCCCGCCGGGACAGGAAGGACGCCCTGCGGCAGATGACGGACCGGCGGGACGAGGTGTTCGCCCGCCGCGCCGCCAGGGCCGTCGAACTGGGCCGGCCCTAG
- a CDS encoding C40 family peptidase, translated as MSHTAHIRSHRKPRRSASTIAMRAGVAGGVLSTLAVAGAAGSANAAEPVTQTLELPTLTADVATQVAQSADATQLAAANYELQAERDAAAANAAKQAKADLAEAKQKAAEAKKKAQEDARREAAARASRSAERTTLSASAGTGIGGSVSTGSSTATGSAAAVISFVKAQVGKAYVSGATGPSAYDCSGLVQTAFKQVGVTLPRVSQDQSTAGTQVSLSNLQPGDILYWGSAGSAYHVAVYVGDGMFVGAQNPSTGVVEKPLSYDPPTGAVRVL; from the coding sequence ATGTCCCACACCGCTCACATACGCAGCCACCGGAAGCCCCGCCGCAGCGCGTCGACCATCGCGATGCGGGCCGGAGTTGCCGGTGGCGTCCTCAGCACCCTGGCAGTCGCCGGTGCAGCCGGGTCGGCGAACGCCGCCGAGCCGGTGACGCAGACCCTCGAACTGCCCACCCTGACGGCCGACGTGGCCACTCAGGTCGCCCAGTCCGCGGACGCCACGCAGCTGGCCGCCGCGAACTACGAGCTGCAGGCCGAGCGTGACGCGGCCGCCGCGAACGCCGCCAAGCAGGCCAAGGCAGACCTCGCGGAGGCGAAGCAGAAGGCCGCGGAGGCCAAGAAGAAGGCCCAGGAGGACGCCCGCAGGGAGGCCGCCGCGCGCGCCTCGCGCAGCGCGGAGCGCACGACGCTCTCCGCCTCGGCGGGCACCGGCATCGGCGGCTCGGTCTCCACCGGCTCGTCCACGGCCACCGGTTCGGCCGCCGCCGTCATCTCGTTCGTGAAGGCGCAGGTCGGCAAGGCCTACGTCTCCGGCGCCACCGGCCCCTCCGCCTACGACTGTTCCGGCCTGGTGCAGACGGCCTTCAAGCAGGTGGGTGTCACCCTGCCGCGCGTCTCCCAGGACCAGTCGACGGCCGGCACCCAGGTGTCGCTGAGCAACCTGCAGCCGGGCGACATCCTCTACTGGGGCAGCGCGGGCAGCGCGTACCACGTGGCGGTGTACGTCGGTGACGGCATGTTCGTCGGCGCCCAGAACCCCTCCACGGGCGTCGTGGAGAAGCCGCTGTCGTACGACCCGCCCACCGGGGCCGTGCGGGTGCTCTGA